The genomic region CagccaatccatcagcaagttcttcagtttccccatcaggatcacaccccaccccactctgTCCACCCCAGGCTGAGCCTCTCGGAACCTCTAGCCTGGGTTGTTGCAGGAGCCTCTTAAGGGGTCTCCCTGCCCCCAAATCCATCCTTCACGGGGCAGCAAAGTGGGTTTTACAAAGGTCACTGCCTCGGTAAAAAAACTCTTCGATGGCTTCCCATCATGCCCAGAATAGAGTCCAGCCTCCCTATGGTGGCCCTCAAGGCCTCCccacctctgacctcatctccctcAGCCGTCCCCCTTGGTCACAGGCTCACCCTCTTGCTGGCCTTGGATGTGCCAAATGTGTTCCTGCCACCGGATGCATCCTCCCCTCTGTGAAGCACCAAGCACGTAGTAGGTGTTCAAGAAATGGTCATGTGAATCACTGTTATTGCTAAGCTGCTTCCTCCCCTGCCACATGCTGAGCTGGGTGTGGGGGTCACGGAAATGGATCCGACATTTACTCTGCCCTCCAGCTCAGTCTAGACATTGTTATAGACCATTACAACCGAGAGCAAGGGGGGCTGTGATGGAGGGAAGAACAATTATGACAGTTGACACGCATTGTTCTGTTTGACCCTCATGACCAGAGAGTGGGTAGGTTCCATTCACAGCccctttttacaaatgaggaaactgaggctgcaagAGATGAAGCGGCTCACCCAAGGTCTCTTAGCTAATAGGTAAGTCAGACCCGTCTGATTCCAGAGAGGCTGCGCTTTCCCTACAAGACCAGCAGCCTCTCCCAACAGGGTCTCATCGGGGCCAGAAGAGGGGATGAATGCTCTCTGGGGAGATGAGACTCGTCACGGAGGGAGCTGGGTCCTGCCTGAGCAAATAGACTGGGGTCATTCATTTGCTCACTTACAGCCCCGAAACATGTTTGCCCATCTGTGTTGAATCAGTTTGGTCCTTCCACCTTCTGTGTCGTGCGCTGTTGCTGAAGTTTCTCGGCAGCTGACGTTCACGGTCCCTGGGGCCTCGATTAGCCAGGCCAGCGGAAGGAGGCCTGGACTCAGCATCAAGAGACAGCCACTGACCAGCCACCCCCACGAGGGGGCAGCTGTTGCCAACGGAGTGGGGCTCAGGTTACCTGGGGGTCCTGCTTTTCCAGTGGGGAAATGGACCCAGACTAAGGGGGTACCCAAACCCATAGAGTTAGTAAGGGGCGTTCTCCAAAGCAACCATTGCACCTCAGcatattctgattttaaaataaatacaggtTACAAttctggtaggaatgcaaaatggtgcagccactgtggaaaagttGGTGGTTCCTCCAAAAGTTGAACACAGAaaaaccatatgacccagcaattccactcccaggccTCCATACCCAGGACAATGGGAAACAGGTGTTGAAACAAATACATGAACATgcacgttcatagcagcactattctaAAAAAGTCAGCAAGTGacacaatggccaaaaggtggaaacaacccaaatgtccgtcaatgGATGAGTGataaatccatacaatggaatattattcagctgccaaaaggaatgaagtactgataaatgctacaatgtggatgaacctcaaaaacatgcaAAGTGGAAGAAGCTAGGCAtgaaaggtcacatattgtatgattccattgacaTGACATGTCAAGAATAGATGaatccatagacacagaaagcagactggtgcTGGTCAGGCACTTGGAGGTAACTGCTTAATGTGTGTAAGGCTTCCTTGGAGGGTGATGGAAACGCTCTGGAGccagatagaggtgatggttgcacagtattGAAAATGTaccaaatgccactgaattgttcactgtaaaatggttaattttatgttatgtgaatctgacctcaatttaaaaaataaaataaatacaggcATGTTATAAAACagaatggaggggctggcctggtagtgcagcagttgagttctgctttagcagcctggggtttgccagttcggatcctgggcacagacctaggcacagattatcaagccatgctgtgacagtcatcccacatacaaaatagaggaagatgggcacagatgttagctcagggccagtcttcctcagcaaaaagaggagcattggcggtggatgttagctcagggctaatctccctggagggggggtggggagaatggAAAATTTGCATGCGTTTTTAACAAGGGCAGCCGTCAAGGAAGCtttgccctcccctctgctgCTGTTGAGGATTCTGTCAAGTGCAGGAAGGATGGCCCTAAAGGAGGCGGGGTTTGGAGAGGTTGCACAGGGGTGGAGGGAGCGGGAATTCCAGAGACTGCCCAGGCCAGCCTTTTGGGGCCTAGAAGACAGCCTCAAGGGATCCAGGAGGTGGTCCAGGGCACACCCAGGCTGGGTACCCTCCCAGGGGCAGCACCCGCCACTCCCTCCCCCTGTTCCCCCGGCCAGGGACTTGGCTCCCCTGGCTCCAGCCACTCGGACTTCTGTGGACTGCTTGGGCTTTTCCTGACCCCTCCCTGCCTTCaggcttcttcctctcctccgGGCTTCTGCCTTCCGCCTTCTCACTTATGGATCCCTCTGGGGGGTCTGTGCCTGTCTCAGCATCTGTGCCGCTGGAGGATGATCCTGTGCCCTTAGAGCACCCATAGCCTGCTGGGGCTGCCTCCCTCGCCACTGTCGGGTAGCGTTCCTGTTTTAACCAACCCTGCTCTGCCAATCTCTGCTGTTTCAGTGATGGGAAGTGGAACTGCGACTTGTTTTGCTTGTCCCCAAGGGGAAGTGGTCTTGCTACCTAACTCAGAAGGCAGTACGGAGACATTTGAACAGAGACGGGCACTGGGAGAGCCTGTTCGCCCCCCCCAGCAGACTTGGTGCCCCTCCTCCGTGTTGAGAAGCCTTTTCAGCCCGCCCACCATGAAGTCCTCAGGGGAAGCTGTGAAGGAACCCAGGCGTGCATGCCCTTGAAAGGAATTGCGTATTTCAGCCTGTTTTGCAGACAAGGGAGCTGagccccagagagaaagagacgaCTGTCAGGGGTGACAGGACGAGTTGACAGTCACAGCCAGCAAACCCCAAACGCCATCTAATAACAGCACATACAGCCGTCTCCAGGAGGGGAGGTGCTGACGGCCCCATTCTGCAGAGGAGGAGACCGAGCCTCAAGGGCAGCGCCCAGGTGTTCCGGCAGCCCTGATTTTCTTAGTTCTCAGCGCCTTCGCCTTGACAGAAAATTAGTCCCCTGCACCCACCCCCTAGAGAAACTCTCACAATGACacggattcattcattcatttattcattcatctcactcattcattctgcAAGTGTTGAACGAACTCAAAATCTTGGGAAGACTTTATTAAGTGTTTTCCTGCAGTGGGACCAGCATGCCCCATTTCCGCCTGGGTGGGGGCAGGCTGTGGACACCAGCTGCCCGCAGACCCCTGGGCAAGGCCCTCGGGGAGAATGCTGCACCCCGGGGCGGTGCCCGGCTCAGTCCTGGAGCTTGCTGGCATACACCTCGGCCCTGTCCAGGCACGGTCCCCGGTTCACAGACGTGTACGAAGCCTCCGAACTCCCCAGGGACCTGGGGACGGCCTCCTGAGAGATCTGGGAGTCGTGCGTGGTTTCCCCATCAGAAGTGCCCATGTCCCTGACCGAGGGGATAAAGAGAGCCGGTGTTAGGGGCACAGGGCATGCCCAAACCCCTTGAGCTGGTCAGGGACCTCTTTACTTAGACACTGCTTTCACAGATGTCATCTTAGGCATTCATCCCATAGACTAGTCTTTCcagagcacttactgtgtgccaggcactaggatAAGGAAAGGGTCACCATTTGGAACTATGTGAACAAACCACTTATTAAAGGTCTTACCATGAGCTGGATACTTAGAGGCCATTGTCCCATGTCCCCACAGAGCTAAGGAGATGGACCACAGCTAACAATGACCAGACAGAATGGACAAGTCCAAGTGGGAGCcacaggagggcttcctggaggaggaagcagtTAATCCTCCTGCCTGAAGAAGGAGAGTCAGGGCAGAGAAAGGCATTCCAGGTATTTGATAGAAAGGGCGGGAGTGTCTGGGACAACAGTGGGAAGTTTGGCGCAGCTAGAGCAGGATTAGGGATGCTGGGAGGGATAACGGAAGAGCCAGGCTGACGTCAGCTGAGAGGCCCTGGGTGCCGGATTAGGGAGCCacctgaagggagggagggacataACCCGGTCCTGACTGCTCCCAGCTCTGGCCAGACAGACCAGTCTCTTGGCTGCTAATCTCATTTATCACTTGTGTTTTTATTATCTTAAGTGTCAGATGGCAACCTGAGTTCCAGGGTCACTGCCCCCACTccatcccccacccaccccacgtATCTCTTCCTGCCTGGctaatttctccatatccacTTAATTTCATCTACTCTAAAAGCTTTTCcatctgccctcccccaccctgcacTGGGACAGCACCCTGTCTATCCTCACAGGCCCCTGGGGCTCCCTCCCCGCCACAGAGAAGCACACTGCATGTAGCTTTTCAATTCACCCCTGTCCTGATGAGGGTTTGTTCCTGCTgttccttcctccaggaagcccaccgTGATGCTCCATGCAGGATCTGTCCTGCACTCCTCTGGAGTCCCACAACACCTGCAGGTGCCTTGATTCACCCCCTGCTCCATCTGCTCAGGGTTAGGGACCAGGCAGCCCCGTTAGCTGCTCAACACACCCCACGGGAGCCCTCGAGTCCTAGTCCAAATTGACACACTTCAGAGCTGTTAGTGGAGTCAGGAGACCAGGGCTCGGGCCCCAGCTCTGTTTTAActggctgggtgaccctgggccacCCTTCCcccctcaggcctcagtttccccatctgcactgCAAGTGGGTGAATGATAATGACAACAAAAGCTAACACTCGTTGAGTATCCGGATACCACCCTGAGGACTCTATAGAGATCCTCTCACTTAACCTTCCCAACTCCACGGGTGGATGGATAGTGCTCATTAGCATCTCCATTctccagaggaggaagctgaggcgtAGCAGGATAAGACACCTGCCCACGGTTGCACAGCTGTATGTGTCAGCTCTGGGATCTGCCCACAAAACCCGGTGCTGAGCCCCTCGCCACCCAGGGTGGAAGGCAGCTCCCCGCCTCCTGGGCTCTCTCCTGCCTCGGAAGCCCCTCCCGGTGGAGCGCGTCCAGTGTGTCCCCGAGTCCTGCCCTCCAGCTGGCAGGTACTCACACGAGGCTGAGGACGATGGCGCCAGCAAAGGCCACGAGCAGGAAGAAGGGCAGGGAGCCCAGGATGGACGTGATGACGATCATGCCCCCACTCCGCCGGCCCGGCCACGTGTCGATCGCTGAGTACGGGGTGACTAACGAGACGCAGGCCCAGTTACTCCCCAGACACTGCACCCCTCAGCCTTGTCCCAGGATGCACAGGGGTCCCCTTTGCCCTGGCGGCTGCCAATCTCAGGGAGGAAGCTGGGCCCAGGTCAGCGACGTCTCCCCCCAGGTGTAAAGGGCAATGACCCTGCTTGCCCCCACATCCCGCTTCTCAACTTTCTCTGTTGTGTGTCTGGTCGCTTCTTTTAAGTGactttttgcataattttatattaaaaactgaCTCAAGTCATCAGGTGAGGTGGATGGGATACAGACTATAAACAATTAAAACACAGGTGAAGCCAAGGACACTGGTGTAACGGAGCCAGGTGGACTGTGCTCTCCCTCCGCTCTGGTCAGTGTCATGGTTTTGAAACTAAGTGAACAAACATTTATAGGTCCAATGGTGAGCTGGCTGCTTTCTGACCATTGTCCATGTAGATCCCATGAGACCCCCATCCTGCACATGGCCCCCTGCTGCTTAGAGGGAGTGAGTTCCATCAAGGGACTTCAGACTCAAGCCTAGAGGTCTCTGGTCCTGAAGGGCACACTCTCCCCGCTGACCTTCCGGCCCTGCCACAAGAGAGCCGGGCCCAGTGCTTTTGTCTGGGTTACCCAAAGGAAGCCCGCTGGGGAGGCAGCAAGGATTCCTCTTCCCGCTTCTCAGACGGAGGCTGAGGTCCTGAAGGGCTCACACAGCAGCGAGGCTCAGAGGCTGGACTTGAACTCAAGACTCTCAGTCCGGAGGCAGTGCTGCCTCAGTGGGACTGCGATGCATGGGCATGTCCCAGGAGGGCGGGCAGGAAGCGAGGGTGGGAAGGAGCCACCCCAGCCACACACATGCCTGTCTACACCCCTCACTAGCTTGTGACCTGAGGCAACCTTTCAGAGACACTAATTGACCCATAAGATTACCATGGGGTGGCAGGAGGCTCTACAGGAGAAATATTTTGCTCCATGCTGGGCCCATCTTGGGTGCCAGTGTCTTATCTTAGGGGGCcaaggggtggtgggaggggagtTCTAAATTTAGGTCACATGCCATCAAAATTACCCTCAGAAATCTCTTCCATTGCCCCTACGGTTCAGCAGACACGGTTCTGTGTATTTAAACCTCGGATCTGTGTTGAGAACTCGGATAGAGTTTTGAGGAAGGGCCAGGGCAGGACCACAGGCAACCGCCTGGGCCTCTGAACCTCCCGCCTTTAGGAGAATCCTCCAGGCTCCAAAGGAGACTGGGGCAGTGGGGCAGAGAGGGGCACCGCCCTCCCGGGTCCACACCCCTGCGGCTAAGGCTGAGCCTCTGAAACCATCTTACATGGTGACGAGCTTTGTTGTTGTGAGGACTCAACAAAGGGGCTGGTTAGGGTCTAATGCAGGATAACAGGGTGGGCTGGCTTTGACTGCAGTTGCCACCcctgccccatcccacccccaccccgggccaAACACCCAGCGTATCCTCCACCTTCCTCTGTCACAGCGGGCCctcaaggaagggagggagggaggatgaagGTGGGGGCTAAACTCTTTTAAGATGTGTTTCATTCCTCAACCCAACAGTGTGAGTTGGCTTTCTCAGGTTCCCTTGAGGAgcacccccagcccacccctccaCTTACGTCGGTTGGTGCGGATGGGGTCCGACCACAGGGTCTGGTCCTGTACCAAGCCTGTGGACATATTGACGAGGACATACTTGAACCTGGAAGGAGATGAGTGAGGATGACTTCTATCCATCCTGAGAGCCAGGGCCACAGGCAGTGGGAGGGACTAGGATGGCTGGGGTCGAGGACAGGCGGGGTTTGAGGAGGTGGAAAAGTCGGTGGCCACAGGATGGGCTCTGGGCAACAGGAGCGTGCTGGACTTTGCATCGGCACCTTTGCCACATATTACTGCCCCAACCCTTTCCCCAGCTCagaggccacctcctccaggaagcctttggTCAGTGGCCCTCCTCCAGGCTCTCCCTCTGGGGGCCGCCTGTTTCTCTATTAGATACATGAGGTGTGTAGCATATCTGCGGAGCATTGAACCATTTGTGCACCTTGCATTTTGGCTTTCCACTATTCCCCGCCTGACCCTTGGTATCACAAaaaggacttaaaaaaataataatagccattcCCAATCCGCTGCCCTGGGATAAGGGATACATTTTATACAGAGAAAACCCCACTCAAGTGTCACGAGTCGTAAAGGAAGATGAGGCAATACGGTATAAAACACCTGCGGCCTGCTGTCGGTCAGTTTAAACGATGGAAGTTCTAAGAAGTTGGTGATTTCTTTAAGTGATGGAGAACTAAGAAATCGACAGCCTCTAGTTTAACACTTAAACGAAATGAAGACCCTTAAAATCTCTGTAGCATCCAGTGTTTTGCTTAATCCTCTCCTTCTTTAGGTTTGAAGATGAGAATTCCAGAGGCTACAATACGTGAGCCCTGTGTCCCCTGGGCAGGGTGGGCTTTGCGATCAAGCAGAAGGGAGAGGTTGTCCCACACTAAGAACAAGGTCAGAGGTAAGGGTTGAGGGTGGACAAGAGGAGACCAAGGACTCATGTCCTGCCTGGTGGCTGAGACCAAAGGAGGAGCAGGTCCACCGGGAGGATGGCAGGGGAGTGATGGCCTGGGCCCCAAATGCAGCCTAAAAGGTACAGAGACCCCAACCTAGGCGTCTCCATGGTAACAGGAGTGGGTGTAACCGAGGCTTTGGCACCAGGTAAGACCCCCTGCCCAGTGGTCAGGGCTGAACCCCAAGCTCTGCACAGAGAAGATGCTCAGAAAATACATATAGAAATGAATGAGGGACCTGCTGTGGTAGGGCGGGCCACAGAAGGGTGTGCTGGAAGGAGTGGGGAAAAAGCGGAGGGTCAGGTGGGGGATGGAAAAGCCTTTGATGGGGCTCTAGCTCATGCTGGGCCCCAGCTTGTCTGGAGGAGAGACCCTTCCCTGTCTGGACCAGTTTCCTGTCCTGTCAAACGAAGGGGGTTGGGTTGGGGACCACCACCCCACATCACACAGGTGATGAGACAAGTTGCGGAGCCCCGCGCAAAAGGAAAATGTGGGACTCTTGTTAAAAacaagaatttcaagatggcataGGGCCCTGGGCAAGGTTGCACACCCAGGAAGCCCTGTGGGGGACCCGGGACAGTCCTGGCATGCAGTAGGCTCTCGAGAAATGTGGTCTTTCACACGTCGCTGGCTCTGGGTCTTCCTGAgtcggggctgggggctgctcaCACCCACCTGTATTCTGTGGCCGCTGACAGGGGTGGGTTGCAGAGGCCCTGGAAGTTGGGGTCGGACAGGCAGGTTGAATTGGTGCCCACCCTGATCAGGTATGCGTTCAGGATCTCCGAGGCCTGGGACACATCCCAGACAGCATCCAAGCTGGGCAGGTCGCTGCAAGGGGTCAGGTCAAAGGCCGAGGCCTTGTAGGGGCCTGTCCTCCCTCCCTTGGTTTGCTGGAATGTCAAGCTCAGCGGGGTCTTGGTGCTGTCCTGCACAGAGGCATTCCTGGAGCTGGCTGTAGAGGCAGTGTGGGGAGTGAGGTTCCTGGCCACCCCAGCTCAGTCACTCACTAGGTCACTCATCAAACACCCTGAGCATCCTCTCTGTGCCAGGGCTGTGCTGAGCCCTGTGGTCACAGGCACGGAGCAGgttcagtccctgccctcaagggagACAAACCTTGAGGACTCTTCCTTACTAGCTGAGTGATCTTGGACAactcactttacctctctggacCCTAGTCTGTGAAGTGGGCAAAAAATACCCCACAGTGCCTACAGATTGGGCACAGGTAGGCAGTCAATAGATGTTTGCCGGAAGAATAAAACAATGACCCTAAGTGGCTGTTGTAAATGACTGGTTGTTAGACACGTAAGCAGTTGCCATTGGCTTCCTTCTCTTGGAAGCCCAGGACCGCTGCCAGTGAACAGGTGAGGGCTGGGCCTGAGCCAGCAGGCTTCCCTGGAAAACACTGATCTTGAACCATCTCCGGAAGCCTCAGGAAGGACTTGGGCTTGAGGACCAGAGAGTCTGGAGTCACTCTCCAGCTCTGGGAGCTCCAGTGAGTTATTCTGTCTCTCTCAGCCTTGATTCTTTGCTCCGTGATGAGCATTATAAGTTACTGGCGGGCTTGCTGTAAGTTTTAGCTCTAAGGTGTGCCAAGCACCTGGCATGATGTAGGTACTCAGTGATTGGTGCtgctattattttccccatgagACTGCTGTCCCTCCAGGGCAAGGACATGTCTGTGACCACAgcacctggcccagggctggAACAGAGCAGACACCAGTGCATGCTGGTAAGGTGCATGGGGGTAGTTTAATT from Equus asinus isolate D_3611 breed Donkey chromosome 4, EquAss-T2T_v2, whole genome shotgun sequence harbors:
- the UPK3A gene encoding uroplakin-3a isoform X2, whose amino-acid sequence is MTPSPSQSRDTRTHKGSWIAEPCDGCCKRQTYWGLWESREGTGLTHGDAWTQETEDVSGVDLQPQLASVTFATNNPTLTTVALEKPLCLFDSSAALHGTYEVYLYVLVDSASSRNASVQDSTKTPLSLTFQQTKGGRTGPYKASAFDLTPCSDLPSLDAVWDVSQASEILNAYLIRVGTNSTCLSDPNFQGLCNPPLSAATEYRFKYVLVNMSTGLVQDQTLWSDPIRTNRLTPYSAIDTWPGRRSGGMIVITSILGSLPFFLLVAFAGAIVLSLVDMGTSDGETTHDSQISQEAVPRSLGSSEASYTSVNRGPCLDRAEVYASKLQD
- the UPK3A gene encoding uroplakin-3a isoform X1, translated to MPPLWALLALGCLRLSSGVDLQPQLASVTFATNNPTLTTVALEKPLCLFDSSAALHGTYEVYLYVLVDSASSRNASVQDSTKTPLSLTFQQTKGGRTGPYKASAFDLTPCSDLPSLDAVWDVSQASEILNAYLIRVGTNSTCLSDPNFQGLCNPPLSAATEYRFKYVLVNMSTGLVQDQTLWSDPIRTNRLTPYSAIDTWPGRRSGGMIVITSILGSLPFFLLVAFAGAIVLSLVDMGTSDGETTHDSQISQEAVPRSLGSSEASYTSVNRGPCLDRAEVYASKLQD
- the UPK3A gene encoding uroplakin-3a isoform X3 codes for the protein MRSDVGVDLQPQLASVTFATNNPTLTTVALEKPLCLFDSSAALHGTYEVYLYVLVDSASSRNASVQDSTKTPLSLTFQQTKGGRTGPYKASAFDLTPCSDLPSLDAVWDVSQASEILNAYLIRVGTNSTCLSDPNFQGLCNPPLSAATEYRFKYVLVNMSTGLVQDQTLWSDPIRTNRLTPYSAIDTWPGRRSGGMIVITSILGSLPFFLLVAFAGAIVLSLVDMGTSDGETTHDSQISQEAVPRSLGSSEASYTSVNRGPCLDRAEVYASKLQD
- the UPK3A gene encoding uroplakin-3a isoform X4; translated protein: MPPLWALLALGCLRLSSGVDLQPQLASVTFATNNPTLTTVALEKPLCLFDSSAALHGTYEVYLYVLVDSGLVQDQTLWSDPIRTNRLTPYSAIDTWPGRRSGGMIVITSILGSLPFFLLVAFAGAIVLSLVDMGTSDGETTHDSQISQEAVPRSLGSSEASYTSVNRGPCLDRAEVYASKLQD